The Synchiropus splendidus isolate RoL2022-P1 chromosome 1, RoL_Sspl_1.0, whole genome shotgun sequence genome includes a window with the following:
- the tmem259 gene encoding membralin isoform X2, which translates to MSDNQANNNAPLNNNNNVGPNRMRNPNINQNPLINVRDRLFHALFFKMAVTYARLFPPSFRRVFEFFVLLKALFVLFILAYIHIAFSRSPINCLEAVRERWPRDGILRVEIQRNSSRVPIFLQYYDSSGFQEDLGQEAAGGGMAGLSLAALQEEEEEEEEMTLEMFDNSSVQFELDIEPRLKPSLIGGGAVGGGGGGSANESQDVSFSQTTKVWPQEEYIVEYSLEYGFLRLSQSTRQRLNIPVMVVTLDPMKDECFGDGFSRFLLDEFLGYDDILMSSVKALAENEENKGFLRNVVSGEHYRFVSMWMARTSYLAAFVIMVIFTLSVSMLLRYSHHQIFVFIVDLLQMLEMNMTIAFPAAPLLTVILALVGMEAIMSEFFNDTTTAFYIILIVWLADQYDAICCHTNTSKRHWLRFFYLYHFAFYAYHYRFNGQYSSLALVTSWLFIQHSMIYFFHHYELPAILQQIRIQEMLLHNQQGGQANQTALQDSLNNNTAAAPAAPAPPGPAEAPQSGAASTPQSDVPPSSAIAPPAAGGEVRAELNWMAQTAAIITEALSSSAQQGAAVLDAVQGAAGSSSRATGADENSATGGEVAGGETAARPLEMKPSAGGQQGAGPSGETDSSAPQTPNTDCKAQQSSDTS; encoded by the exons ATGTCTGATAACCAGGCCAACAACAATGCCCCgctcaacaataacaacaacgtTGGGCCCAACCGGATGCGGAACCCCAACATCAACCAGAACCCACTCATCAATGTCAGAGACCGCCTCTTCCATGCCCTCTTCTTCAAGATGGCGGTCACTTACGCCCGCCTCTTCCCCCCGTCCTTCAGGAGGGTGTTTGAGTTCTTCGTCCTGTTGAAG GCGCTCttcgtcctcttcatcctcGCCTACATCCACATCGCCTTCTCTCGCTCACCCATCAACTGCCTGGAGGCAGTGAGGGAGCGATGGCCTCGCGACGGCATCCTCCGCGTGGAGATCCAGAGGAACTCCAGCCGGGTGCCAATCTTCCTGCAGTATTACGACTCTTCAGGCTTCCAAGAGGATCTGGGACAGGAGGCAGCTGGTGGAGGGATGGCGGGCCTCAGTCTGGCAGcgctgcaggaggaagaggaggaggaagaggagatgaCCCTGGAGATGTTTGACAATAGTTCGGTGCAG TTCGAGCTGGACATCGAGCCTCGCCTCAAGCCATCTCTGATTGGCGGCGGAGCAGTTggcggaggtggaggaggcagcgCGAACGAAAGCCAGGACGTCTCCTTCAGCCAGACCACTAAAG TGTGGCCACAAGAGGAGTACATTGTGGAGTATTCCCTGGAGTACGGCTTCCTGCGACTGTCTCAGAGCACCAGGCAGAGGCTCAACATCCCCGTCATGGTGGTCACGTTGG ATCCCATGAAGGACGAGTGTTTCGGCGACGGATTCAGCCGCTTCCTGCTCGACGAGTTTCTGGGCTACGACGACATACTCATGTCCAGTGTCAAGGCTCTTGCAGAGAACGAGGAGAACAAAG GGTTCCTGAGGAATGTGGTGTCTGGAGAACATTATCGCTTCGTAAGCATGTGGATGGCGAGAACATCGTACCtggctgcctttgtcatcaTGGTCATTTTT ACGCTGTCTGTGTCGATGCTGCTCAGATATTCTCACCACCAAATCTTCGTCTTCATCG TGGACCTCCTgcagatgttggagatgaacatGACCATTGCCTTTCCAGCAGCTCCTTTGCTCACCGTCATCCTTGCACTTGTTG GAATGGAGGCCATCATGTCGGAGTTCTTCAACGACACCACCACAGCCTTTTACATCATCCTTATCGTCTGGCTGGCCGACCAGTACGACgccatctgctgccacactAACACGAGCAAACGCCACTGGCTACG GTTCTTCTATCTGTATCACTTTGCCTTCTACGCCTATCACTACCGCTTCAATGGTCAGTACAGCAGTCTGGCTCTGGTCACCTCCTGGCTCTTCATTCAG CACTCCATGATCTACTTCTTCCACCACTACGAGCTTCCTGCCATCCTGCAGCAGATCAGAATCCAGGAGATGCTGCTGCACAACCAGCAGGGCGGGCAGGCCAACCAGACAGCCCTGCAGGACAgcctcaacaacaacacagcgGCCGCGCCCGCAGCACCCGCACCTCCTGGCCCCGCTGAAGCTCCCCAGTCGGGGGCCGCATCCACGCCACAGTCCGACGTCCCACCCAGCTCCGCTATTGCCCCTCCTGCGGCCGGAGGGGAGGTGAGGGCGGAGCTCAACTGGATGGCTCAGACTGCGGCCATCATCACGGAAGCTCTGTCGTCCTcggcccagcagggggcagcggtGCTGGACGCTGTTCAGGGAGCAGCCGGCAGCAGTTCGAGAGCGACGGGCGCAGACGAGAACAGCGCGACGGGAGGAGAGGTGGCGGGGGGCGAGACAGCCGCCCGGCCTTTAGAAATGAAACCCTCAGCTGGAGGGCAGCAGGGGGCCGGACCCTCTGGCGAAACAGACTCTTCCGCCCCACAGACTCCAAACACAGACTGCAAAGCGCAGCAAAGCTCTGACACATCCTGA
- the tmem259 gene encoding membralin isoform X1: protein MSDNQANNNAPLNNNNNVGPNRMRNPNINQNPLINVRDRLFHALFFKMAVTYARLFPPSFRRVFEFFVLLKALFVLFILAYIHIAFSRSPINCLEAVRERWPRDGILRVEIQRNSSRVPIFLQYYDSSGFQEDLGQEAAGGGMAGLSLAALQEEEEEEEEMTLEMFDNSSVQFELDIEPRLKPSLIGGGAVGGGGGGSANESQDVSFSQTTKGMQPLRDKVSELEMMTRAVWPQEEYIVEYSLEYGFLRLSQSTRQRLNIPVMVVTLDPMKDECFGDGFSRFLLDEFLGYDDILMSSVKALAENEENKGFLRNVVSGEHYRFVSMWMARTSYLAAFVIMVIFTLSVSMLLRYSHHQIFVFIVDLLQMLEMNMTIAFPAAPLLTVILALVGMEAIMSEFFNDTTTAFYIILIVWLADQYDAICCHTNTSKRHWLRFFYLYHFAFYAYHYRFNGQYSSLALVTSWLFIQHSMIYFFHHYELPAILQQIRIQEMLLHNQQGGQANQTALQDSLNNNTAAAPAAPAPPGPAEAPQSGAASTPQSDVPPSSAIAPPAAGGEVRAELNWMAQTAAIITEALSSSAQQGAAVLDAVQGAAGSSSRATGADENSATGGEVAGGETAARPLEMKPSAGGQQGAGPSGETDSSAPQTPNTDCKAQQSSDTS from the exons ATGTCTGATAACCAGGCCAACAACAATGCCCCgctcaacaataacaacaacgtTGGGCCCAACCGGATGCGGAACCCCAACATCAACCAGAACCCACTCATCAATGTCAGAGACCGCCTCTTCCATGCCCTCTTCTTCAAGATGGCGGTCACTTACGCCCGCCTCTTCCCCCCGTCCTTCAGGAGGGTGTTTGAGTTCTTCGTCCTGTTGAAG GCGCTCttcgtcctcttcatcctcGCCTACATCCACATCGCCTTCTCTCGCTCACCCATCAACTGCCTGGAGGCAGTGAGGGAGCGATGGCCTCGCGACGGCATCCTCCGCGTGGAGATCCAGAGGAACTCCAGCCGGGTGCCAATCTTCCTGCAGTATTACGACTCTTCAGGCTTCCAAGAGGATCTGGGACAGGAGGCAGCTGGTGGAGGGATGGCGGGCCTCAGTCTGGCAGcgctgcaggaggaagaggaggaggaagaggagatgaCCCTGGAGATGTTTGACAATAGTTCGGTGCAG TTCGAGCTGGACATCGAGCCTCGCCTCAAGCCATCTCTGATTGGCGGCGGAGCAGTTggcggaggtggaggaggcagcgCGAACGAAAGCCAGGACGTCTCCTTCAGCCAGACCACTAAAGGTATGCAGCCGCTGAGGGACAAAGTGTCAGAGCTGGAGATGATGACCCGAGCAG TGTGGCCACAAGAGGAGTACATTGTGGAGTATTCCCTGGAGTACGGCTTCCTGCGACTGTCTCAGAGCACCAGGCAGAGGCTCAACATCCCCGTCATGGTGGTCACGTTGG ATCCCATGAAGGACGAGTGTTTCGGCGACGGATTCAGCCGCTTCCTGCTCGACGAGTTTCTGGGCTACGACGACATACTCATGTCCAGTGTCAAGGCTCTTGCAGAGAACGAGGAGAACAAAG GGTTCCTGAGGAATGTGGTGTCTGGAGAACATTATCGCTTCGTAAGCATGTGGATGGCGAGAACATCGTACCtggctgcctttgtcatcaTGGTCATTTTT ACGCTGTCTGTGTCGATGCTGCTCAGATATTCTCACCACCAAATCTTCGTCTTCATCG TGGACCTCCTgcagatgttggagatgaacatGACCATTGCCTTTCCAGCAGCTCCTTTGCTCACCGTCATCCTTGCACTTGTTG GAATGGAGGCCATCATGTCGGAGTTCTTCAACGACACCACCACAGCCTTTTACATCATCCTTATCGTCTGGCTGGCCGACCAGTACGACgccatctgctgccacactAACACGAGCAAACGCCACTGGCTACG GTTCTTCTATCTGTATCACTTTGCCTTCTACGCCTATCACTACCGCTTCAATGGTCAGTACAGCAGTCTGGCTCTGGTCACCTCCTGGCTCTTCATTCAG CACTCCATGATCTACTTCTTCCACCACTACGAGCTTCCTGCCATCCTGCAGCAGATCAGAATCCAGGAGATGCTGCTGCACAACCAGCAGGGCGGGCAGGCCAACCAGACAGCCCTGCAGGACAgcctcaacaacaacacagcgGCCGCGCCCGCAGCACCCGCACCTCCTGGCCCCGCTGAAGCTCCCCAGTCGGGGGCCGCATCCACGCCACAGTCCGACGTCCCACCCAGCTCCGCTATTGCCCCTCCTGCGGCCGGAGGGGAGGTGAGGGCGGAGCTCAACTGGATGGCTCAGACTGCGGCCATCATCACGGAAGCTCTGTCGTCCTcggcccagcagggggcagcggtGCTGGACGCTGTTCAGGGAGCAGCCGGCAGCAGTTCGAGAGCGACGGGCGCAGACGAGAACAGCGCGACGGGAGGAGAGGTGGCGGGGGGCGAGACAGCCGCCCGGCCTTTAGAAATGAAACCCTCAGCTGGAGGGCAGCAGGGGGCCGGACCCTCTGGCGAAACAGACTCTTCCGCCCCACAGACTCCAAACACAGACTGCAAAGCGCAGCAAAGCTCTGACACATCCTGA